AACAGGATGAGTTCGAGATCGGTTTTATCAGACTTGAATAACAATTCACTCACGAATAATCAGTGTCTTACGACGCAAGCGCGTCAAAAAGAAACGATGATTAATCAATCCGATGGACACACCGAAGATAACCAACATCATGGACATCATTTGCGTCCAATCGACGTTCTCGTTAAGGATCAAAACAGAAAATAGCAACGTAAAAATAGGGATGAGATTAAAGTACATCCCTCCCTCGGAAGCACTCACCTTGGAAATACCTATATTGAAAAAAGTATAGGCGCCGGCCGTCACTATGGTTCCAAGATAGAGAACCGCCAATAAAACATGCACACTGACTTCGCGGGGAATATCCGACTCATAAATGGCAAAAGGAAGAAAAAACACAGTCCCTATAAAACTTTGCAGTGCCGCCAATAAGAACGGAGAGTAATGCCCAGACAATCTCTTCAACATAACGGTGTATACGGCTGCACACGCCATCGCCAACAACTCCAGCAAGTTACCTTTCACTGGCGCAATAGCTGCCTCGCTCTTCGTACCCGTCAAGCATAGTAAGATGACGCCGAGAGTGGCGATAACCCCACCCAAGCATTGCGAGATACTGGGTTTTTCTCGAAGTGCAAAAAAACCGAAGGCAATAATAAATATTGGGAGAAAGGCAAATACGACACCCGCCTGGGACGCTGTTGTATATTGAAGGGCCATTGTTTCAAAGATGAAATACAGACACGGCTCGAGCGCGCCCATTATCAGCAAATACACATAGTCCTTCTTTTCTATTTTTGCCTGCCCCTTATATTTCCATAACATCAAGAAAAATAGGCTTCCGAGTGCCAATCGAGAAAAAATAAGCAAAAACGGAGGCACCTCTTCAAGTGCTATTTTCAAGGCGATGAAAGCGCTGGCCCACAACGCCATTGCCATCGTCAGACACATCATTGCCTTCATATTTTCGAATATTGACGTCATCCAACTTGCCCCTTGCGTAAATTTTGCGGCAACGCTGAATGCGCTCCGGCAAAAAAATGGGAACAGCAGTGATTTACGATGGGTAGGGCATAGTTGAAAAAGGTATCAGGGAACACCTTGCTTCAGAACTATTGATTTAGGTAGTTGCCTTCACTGCGCAATTCAGTTTAGCTTCCGAGGCTCGTCTGCATGCACTCTGGAATGTTTGGAGTCCACATCGTAGACGTTTGATTTTATTGACATCTATCGATTTTTACCGCATATCCCGCCACGTCAGGTACACCCGCAAATCAAACTCCACCTGGTGATACCCCGGCAACATGTGTTCGCACAGCTTGTAGAACGCCTTGTTGTGATCCGACTCTTTGAAGTGCGC
The Pseudomonas lini DNA segment above includes these coding regions:
- a CDS encoding DMT family transporter — translated: MTSIFENMKAMMCLTMAMALWASAFIALKIALEEVPPFLLIFSRLALGSLFFLMLWKYKGQAKIEKKDYVYLLIMGALEPCLYFIFETMALQYTTASQAGVVFAFLPIFIIAFGFFALREKPSISQCLGGVIATLGVILLCLTGTKSEAAIAPVKGNLLELLAMACAAVYTVMLKRLSGHYSPFLLAALQSFIGTVFFLPFAIYESDIPREVSVHVLLAVLYLGTIVTAGAYTFFNIGISKVSASEGGMYFNLIPIFTLLFSVLILNENVDWTQMMSMMLVIFGVSIGLINHRFFLTRLRRKTLIIRE